A genomic segment from Cygnus atratus isolate AKBS03 ecotype Queensland, Australia chromosome Z, CAtr_DNAZoo_HiC_assembly, whole genome shotgun sequence encodes:
- the KIF2A gene encoding LOW QUALITY PROTEIN: kinesin-like protein KIF2A (The sequence of the model RefSeq protein was modified relative to this genomic sequence to represent the inferred CDS: deleted 1 base in 1 codon), translating into MAAANFGKIQIGIYVEIKRSDGRIHQAMVTSLNEDNESVTVEWIENGDTKGKEIDLESIFSLNPDLAPDEDIEPSPETPPPPTPSAKVNKIVKSRRTVAAVKNDTSARDNRVVGSARARPTQLPEQSSSSQQNGSVSDISPVQAAKKEFGPPSRRKSNCVKEVEKLQEKREKRRLQQQELREKRAQDVDATNPNYEIMCMIRDFRGSLDYRPLTTADPIDEHRICVCVRKRPLNKKETLMKDLDVITIPSKDVVMVHEPKQKVDLTRYLENQTFRFDYAFDDTAPNEMVYRFTARPLVETIFERGMATCFAYGQTGSGKTHTMGGDFSGKNQDCSKGIYALAARDVFLMLKKPNYKKLELQVYATFFEIYSGKVFDLLNRKTKLRVLEDGKQQVQVVGLQEREVKCVEDVLKLIEIGNSCRTSGQTSANAHSSRSHAVFQIILRRKGKLHGKFSLIDLAGNERGADTSSADRQTRLEGAEINKSLLALKECIRALGRNKPHTPFRASKLTQVLRDSFIGENSRTCMIATISPGMASCENTLNTLRYANRVKELTVDPSAAGDIRPIIHHTPNQIDDLDTQWGVGSSPQRDDLKLLCEQNEEEVSPQLFTFHEAVSQMVEMEEQVVEDHRAVFQESIRWLEDEKALLEMTEEVDYDVDSYATQLEAILEQKIDILTELRDKVKSFRAALQEEEQASKQINPKRPRAL; encoded by the exons GACGAATTCATCAAGCTATGGTAACATCCCTAAATGAAGATAATGAAAGTGTAACTGTTGAATGGATTGAAAATGGAGATACTAAAGGCAAAGAG ATTGACTTGGAGAGCATATTTTCACTTAATCCAGATCTTGCAcctgatgaagatattgaacCTAGTCCAGAGACACCACCACCACCTACTCCATCAGCCAAAGTAAACAAAATTGTGAAG aGTCGACGAACTGTGGCAGCTGTTAAGAATGATACTTCTGCCAGAGATAATAGAG tggtTGGTTCTGCACGTGCACGGCCCACTCAGCTTCCTGAGCAGTCTTCCTCCTCACAACAGAACGGTAGTGTTTCAGATATATCTCCAGTTCAAGCTGCAAAAAAGGAATTTGGACCCCCTT CACGTAGAAAATCTAATTGTGTAAAAGAGGTTGAAAAATTGCAAGAGAAACGTGAAAAAAGAAGGTTACAACAGCAGGAACTTAGAGAAAAAAGAGCGCAG GATGTTGATGCTACAAACCCAAATTATGAAATTATGTGTATGATAAGAGATTTCAGGGGAAGTTTGGATTATAGACCGTTGACAACTGCAGATCCT ATTGATGAGCACAGGATATGTGTTTGTGTACGAAAACGACCACTCAATAAAAAAG AAACTTTAATGAAAGACCTTGATGTAATAACAATTCCTAGTAAAGATGTTGTGATGGTACATGAGCCAAAACAAAAGGTGGATTTAACAAGGTACCTAGAAAACCAAACTTTTCGTTTTGATTATGCCTTTGATGACACGGCTCCTAATGAAATGGTTTACAG GTTTACAGCTCGACCATTAGTGGAGACCATATTTGAAAGGGGAATGGCCACTTGTTTTGCATATGGGCAAACAGGCAGTGGA AAAACCCAT ACTATGGGTGGTGACTTTTCAGGAAAGAACCAAGATTGTTCAAAGGGAATATATGCACTTGCAG CTCGAGATGTCTTTTTAATGCTAAAGAAGCCAAACTATAAGAAGTTAGAACTTCAAGTATATGcaacattttttgaaatctACAGTGGTAAG GTTTTTGACTTGTTGAACAGGAAGACAAAATTAAGAGTATTAGAAGATGGTAAACAGCAAGTCCAGGTGGTGGGATTACAGGAACGGGAAGTCAAATGTGTTGAAGATGTTCTTAAGCTTATTGAAATAGGCAACAGCTGCAG GACATCTGGTCAGACATCTGCAAATGCACACTCATCTCGAAGCCATGCAGTGTTTCAGATTATCCTCCGAAGGAAAGGGAAATTGCATGGTAAATTTTCTCTGATTGATTTGGCTGGAAATGAAAGAGGAGCAGATACTTCCagtgcagacagacagacaaggCTGGAAGGTGCTGAAATTAACAAGAGCCTTTTAGCACTCAAG gaGTGCATTAGAGCCTTAGGCCGAAATAAACCTCATACACCATTCAGAGCAAGTAAACTTACTCAGGTGCTAAGAGATTCATTCATAGGAGAAAACTCGCGTACCTGTATG attgCTACAATTTCTCCAGGGATGGCATCATGTGAAAACACTCTAAATACATTGAGATACGCAAATAG GGTGAAGGAGCTGACAGTTGATCCTAGTGCCGCAGGAGATATCCGTCCCATTATACACCATACTCCCAATCAGATCGATGACTTGGACACGCAGTGGGGAGTGGGGAGCTCTCCTCAGAGAGATGATCTTAAACTGCTTTGTGAACAAAAT gaagaggAAGTTTCTCCACAGTTGTTTACCTTCCACGAAGCTGTGTCACAAATGGTAGAAATGGAAGAGCAAGTAGTAGAAGACCACAGGGCTGTCTTCCAG gAATCTATTAGATGGCTAGAAGATGAAAAAGCACTTCTTGAGATGACAGAAGAAGTAGACTATGATGTGGATTCTTACGCTACCCAACTTGAAGCAATCCTAGAGCAAAAAATTGATATTTTGACCGAACTTAGAG ATAAAGTGAAATCCTTCCGGGCAGCTCTACAAGAGGAGGAACAGGCCAGTAAACAGATCAACCCCAAAAGACCACGTGCCCTTTGA